A window from Musa acuminata AAA Group cultivar baxijiao unplaced genomic scaffold, Cavendish_Baxijiao_AAA HiC_scaffold_1139, whole genome shotgun sequence encodes these proteins:
- the LOC135671518 gene encoding probable 1-deoxy-D-xylulose-5-phosphate synthase, chloroplastic gives MALSAFSFPCHFLGAAPSFTDLQHQQPQPTRVLKPKKRACVCASLSETGEYHSQRPPTPLLDTVNFPIHMKNLSVRELKQLADELRSDIIFNVSRTGGHLGSSLGVVELTVALHYVFNAPQDKILWDVGHQSYPHKILTGRRDKMATMRQTNGLSGFTKRSESEYDCFGAGHSSTSISAALGMAVGRDLKGRKNNVVAVIGDGAMTAGQAYEAMNNAGYLDSDMIVILNDNKQVSLPTATLDGPVPPVGALSSALSRLQSSKPLRELREVAKGVTKQIGGSMHEIAAKVDEYARGMIGGSGSTLFEELGLYYIGPVDGHNIDDLVAILKDVKSTKTTGPVLIHVVTEKGRGYPYAEKAADKYHGVAKFDPATGKQFKSGSKTQSYTNYFAEALIAEAEVDEGIVAIHAAMGGGTGLNYFLRCYPTRCFDVGIAEQHAVTFAAGLACEGLKPFCAIYSSFLQRAYDQVIHDVDLQKLPVRFAMDRAGLVGADGPTHCGSFDVTYMACLPNMVVMAPSDEAELFHMVATAAAIDDRPSCFRYPRGNGIGVPLPPGNKGIPLEVGKGRILKEGERVALLGYGTAVQSCLAAASLLEERGLKITVADARFCKPLDRSLIRNLARSHEVLLTVEEGSIGGFGSHVVQFLALDGLLDGTLKWRPLVLPDRYIDHGSPRDQLAEAGLTPSHIAATVLNILGQTREALEIMS, from the exons ATGGCTCTCTCCGCATTCTCCTTCCCCTGCCATTTCCTCGGCGCAGCTCCCTCCTTCACTGATCTCCAACACCAGCAGCCCCAGCCCACAAGAGTTCTCAAG CCGAAGAAAAGGGCCTGTGTTTGTGCATCGCTATCAGAGACCGGGGAGTATCATTCACAGAGACCGCCAACTCCACTCCTCGACACCGTCAACTTCCCCATCCACATGAAGAATCTCTCGGTCCGG GAGCTGAAGCAACTCGCCGACGAGCTCCGCTCTGATATCATCTTCAACGTGTCTAGGACCGGCGGTCACCTCGGTTCCAGCCTCGGCGTGGTCGAGCTCACCGTCGCGCTCCACTACGTCTTCAACGCTCCGCAGGACAAGATCCTTTGGGATGTCGGCCACCAG TCGTATCCTCACAAGATATTGACGGGAAGGAGAGACAAGATGGCGACAATGAGGCAGACGAATGGCTTGTCCGGGTTCACCAAGCGGTCGGAGAGCGAGTACGACTGCTTCGGTGCCGGCCACAGCTCGACCAGCATATCGGCAGCCCTCG GGATGGCAGTCGGAAGGGATCTGAAGGGGAGAAAGAACAACGTAGTGGCAGTGATTGGGGACGGAGCCATGACCGCGGGGCAAGCTTATGAGGCCATGAACAATGCTGGCTATCTCGACTCCGACATGATTGTGATCTTGAATGACAACAAGCAGGTCTCTCTGCCCACTGCAACTCTTGATGGCCCTGTTCCTCCAGTTGGAGCTCTGAGCAGTGCCCTTAGCAGACTGCAGTCCTCCAAGCCACTCAGGGAACTGAGGGAGGTCGCTAAG GGAGTCACAAAGCAGATCGGTGGATCCATGCACGAAATAGCTGCCAAAGTCGACGAATACGCTCGAGGAATGATCGGTGGATCAGGGTCGACCTTGTTCGAAGAGCTCGGTCTCTACTACATCGGTCCTGTCGATGGGCACAACATAGATGACCTGGTCGCCATTCTCAAGGACGTGAAGAGCACCAAGACGACAGGCCCTGTTCTCATCCATGTCGTGACCGAGAAGGGACGAGGGTATCCCTACGCCGAGAAAGCTGCAGACAAGTATCATG GTGTCGCCAAATTCGATCCAGCGACAGGGAAGCAATTCAAATCGGGCTCCAAGACGCAGTCTTACACGAACTACTTCGCGGAGGCGTTGATTGCCGAGGCGGAGGTGGACGAAGGCATCGTCGCGATCCACGCGGCCATGGGAGGAGGAACAGGGCTCAACTACTTCCTTCGCTGCTACCCGACGAGGTGCTTCGACGTGGGGATCGCGGAGCAGCACGCGGTCACGTTTGCGGCAGGGCTCGCCTGCGAAGGCCTCAAGCCATTCTGCGCGATCTACTCCTCGTTCCTGCAGCGGGCTTACGACCAG GTGATACACGACGTGGACTTGCAGAAGCTGCCGGTGAGGTTCGCGATGGATCGGGCGGGACTCGTCGGAGCGGACGGGCCGACTCACTGCGGCTCCTTCGATGTCACCTACATGGCTTGCCTACCGAACATGGTGGTCATGGCGCCCTCCGACGAAGCGGAGCTGTTCCACATGGTGGCCACCGCGGCGGCCATCGACGACCGGCCTTCCTGCTTCCGGTACCCCAGGGGCAACGGCATCGGTGTTCCGCTTCCCCCCGGAAACAAGGGTATTCCACTTGAG GTGGGGAAAGGGAGGATACTGAAGGAGGGGGAGAGGGTGGCTCTTCTGGGATACGGAACAGCAGTTCAAAGCTGCTTGGCCGCGGCATCGCTGCTGGAGGAACGCGGCCTAAAGATCACCGTCGCCGACGCACGGTTCTGCAAGCCACTCGACCGGAGCCTGATCCGAAACCTGGCGAGGTCGCACGAGGTGCTCCTCACCGTGGAAGAAGGATCCATCGGCGGTTTCGGCTCCCACGTCGTCCAGTTCTTGGCCCTCGACGGCCTCCTCGACGGCACCCTCAAG TGGCGGCCGCTGGTTCTCCCGGATCGGTACATCGACCATGGATCGCCGCGCGATCAGCTGGCGGAAGCTGGACTGACGCCGTCTCATATCGCAGCGACTGTGCTCAACATCCTCGGACAGACGCGAGAGGCACTCGAGATCATGTCTTAG